CCGTGGCGGGCGCGAGGTCGCTCGTCAGGGCCGCCGCGCGCGTAATCGCGGTATCGGCGAAGCTCATCATGTAGCCGCCATGCAGGGCGCCGCCGGAATTGCACATGCGGGCGAGCGTCGGCTGGACCAGCGAGGCGCCGTCGGCCTCCTTGCGCACATAGGCCGGACCGATATGCGTGGAATAGGCGCTGGCCTTGTACGGCTCGAAGCCCTCCGGCACGACCTGCGGCGGCAGCGCGACCCGCGACGGGGCCTGTTCGTCCTTGCGCGCCATCGCCTTGGCGCGCGCCACGTGGCGGCACACGCCCGACCACAGCGCGACGGTGCGGCCTTCCTGGGTGATCGAGCCGCGCGCGAAGGCCAGGCGGCCCGTCACCTGCAGCGGCTCGCCGCGCGCTTCGAGCGGCGGCCCGATGCGGGCGCCGTTCAGGAACTCGACGGCGATGCTCACCGTCATGGCGAACGAAGTGTTGGTCCCGCCGTCGGCCGCGCGTCCCGCCACGATGCACAGCGCGTAGTCGGCCAGGGTGAGGATGCCGCCGCCATGCACGCCACCCATGTAGTTGCCGTGACGCGGCAGCGTCGGCAGCACGCAATGAACTGTGTCGGCCTTTCGCGCATCGCCCTGGAGCGCGAAGAAGAACGGCCCGACATGGTCCTCGAACGGATCGGGCGGCACGAAGACGGTGTAGCGGGAGAGGTCTATGCCCCAGGAGGCAAGGTCGGGAATGGTGTCGGGCATTGGCTCTTGTGAAGCATCGTTGGCGGGTTCTAATAGAAGATAATTACCCAATCACAAAGAGCCACGGAGCGAAACGTCATGGCCGAATCCGCCCACAAGATCGAGGTTCGTCGCGACAAGCGCGACGCCGGCGTGGTCGCCCATCTCGTGTTCGACAATGCGCGGCGTCTCAACGTCCTCAACCCGTCGGCCCTGCACGATCTCACCGCGACGTTCCATGCTCTGTCGGCCGAGGAGGACCTTCGTGTCGTCGTCTTCTCGGGCGCGGGTGGCCGCGCCTTCATCGGCGGCGCCGACATCAACCACATGGCGGGGATGCGCTCGTCCGAGGACGGTCGCGCCTTCATCACCATGGTCCACAAGCTCTGCCAGTCGATCCGCGACTGTCCCGTGCCGGTGATCTGCCGCCTCGAAGGCTACACGCTGGGCGCCGGCCTCGAAGTGGCGGCCGCCTGCGACCTGCGCATCGCCACCGACACGGCGCATTTCGGCATGCCCGAGGTCAAGGTCGGCATTCCCTCCGTGGTCGAGGCGGCGCTGCTGCCGCGCCTGATCGGCTGGGGTCGCACCTCGTGGCTGCTGCTCACCGGCGAGAACATCGACGCCCGCAAGGCCGAGGCCTGGGGCATGATCGAGGAGAGGGTCGAGACGGCGAAGATCGACGCCGCGATCGAGCGCTGCGTGCATTCGATCGTCGATGCGACGCCGCTCGCCGTGCGCGCGCAGAAGCGCCTGATGCGGCGTTGGGAGCGGTTGCCGCTCGACGAGGCGGTGCAGGCTGGCATCGATTCCTTCGCCCAGTCCGTCGCCGAGGGCGAGCACATCGAGCGCATGGGGGCGTTCGTCAATCGCAAGAAGAAGTAAGATCACGGAGGGCTGCGCCATGAGTGAGAAGACGGTCCGCATCGGCTGCCATTCGGGCTTCTGGGGCGACACCGAGACCGCCGCGGTGCAGCTCGTGCGGCATGGCAACGTCGACTATCTGGTGAGCGACTATCTCGCCGAAGTCACCATGTCGATCATGGCGGCGCAAAAGCTGCGCAACCCGCAGGCGGGCTATGCCGTCGACTTCGTGTCGGTCGTGATGGCGCCGCTGGCGCGCGAGATTGCCGAGAAGAAGATCAAGGTCGTGACCAATGCCGGCGGCGTCAATCCGCTGGCATGCCGCGACGCGGTGCTCAAGGCCTGCGAGGCGGCGGGCGTCACGCTCAAGGTCGCGGTGGTACTGGGCGACGACATCCTGCCGCGCGTCGACGAGTTTCGCGCCGCCGGCATCCGCGAGATGGATACCGGCGCGGAGCTTCCGGCGAAAATCGCCAGCATGAACGCCTATCTCGGCGGCTTCCCGATCGCGCGTGCGCTTTCCGAAGGCGCCGACGTCGTCATCACGGGACGCTGCGTCGATTCGGCCGTGACGCTGGGCGCGCTGATCCACGCCTTCTCGTGGACGCCGGAGGAGTTCGACCGGCTGGCCGCCGGCACGCTGTGTGGCCACATCATCGAGTGCGGCGCGCAGTGCAACGGCGGCAACTTCACCGATTGGCGGCTGGTGCCGGACTACGACAACATGGGTTTCCCGATTGCCGAAGTGTCGAGCGACGGCAGCTTCGTGCTCTCCAAGCCGGACGATACCGGCGGCCTGATCACCACCGCGACGGTCGCCGAGCAGATGCTCTACGAGATCGGCGATCCGCGCGCCTATATGGTGCCGGACGTGGTCTGCGACTTCACCCACGCCACCTACGAGCAGGTCGGCAAGGATCGCGTGCGCGTCAGCGGCGCGAAGGGCCGGCCGCCCACCGACACCTACAAGGTCTCGACCACCTGGCCCGACGGCTACAAGTTCAGTTCGATCTTCATGCTGGGTGGACGCGAGGCGGTGGCCAAGGGACGCCACAGCGCCGAGTCGATCATCAAGAAGACGCGCCGCATGTTCGCCGAGAAGGGCATGGCCGACTATCGCGACGTCAGCATCGAAGTGATCGGCAGCGAGGCGACCTATGGGCCGCACGGCCGTACACCCGACGCGCGCGAGGTGGTGGTGAAGATCGCCGCGAGGCACGACCAGAAGGAAGCGCTCGGGCTGCTCGGCCGCGAGATCTCGCCGATGTCGACCGGCGGCGTGGTCGGCATGACCGGCAGCTTCGGCGCGGGCCGCGTCTCGCCGTCGCCGGTCATCCGCATGTTCTCCTGCCTCGTGCCGAAGACGATGGTGCCGGTCACCGTCGACGTCGCCGGTCACCGGATCGCGTTGCAGGAGGGTGCCCGCAGTGGCGGCTTCACGGCGGCACAGTTGCCGGTCGAAGCGCCTGCGGCTTCGCCGTCGCGGGCCGGCGACACGACCACCGTACCGCTGATCGCGCTGGCCTACGGTCGCTCGGGCGACAAGGGCGACAATGCCAACATCGGCATCTTCGCGCGCCGGCCTGAGTACGAGCCGATCCTCGAGGCCGAGGTGACGGAGGAGGCCGTGGCGAAGTACTTCGCCCACCGCATCGAGGGGCCGGTCACGCGCTGGCGGCTGCCCGGCATCAAGGGCTTCAACTTCCTGCTGCGCCAGGCGCTGGGCGGCGGCGGCATGGCCTCGCTCAAGGCCGATCCCCTGGCCAAGGCCTTCGCGCAGATGCTCCTCGACATGCCGGTGCGTGTGCCGAAGTCGCTCGCGACGAAGCTCTCTTCCTGAACCCGGCTCGCCGCCCGGTTACGGCCTGAGAGGAAGACGCTCGGTCTGGCGATCGCCGGATTGAGAACCCGCGTCGCATCGATCCCGAAAACTCAGCGATTCCAGGCGCCTTCGGCGAGGGTCGACAATAGCGAATGCTTCTAATTTGCGCGATGCAAGATAATATCTATCGATTGACATAGTATATCGGACGATATTAAACCAGCTCAGCTTAACGCTGTTCAGGGAATTTATGATCGAGCCACAAACGACCGGCCGTGGTCGCCCAGCCACCCAGGCAAGAGGGGAAGATTCGCGGCGGCGCATTCTCGAAAGCGCGCTCGATCTCTTCGCCGCTCACGGATACGAGGGCGCGAGCACCCGGCAGATCGCCGAGGGTGCGGGCGTGAACCTGCCGGCCATCCAGTACTATTTCGGCAACAAGGAAGGCCTCTACCGGGCCATCATCGAAGACATCGTGGCCGACACCGAGCGGCACATGGCCGGATTGTCGCCCCGCGTGCGGGCCGCGCTCGACCGGGCCGATGTCACCCCGGCCGAACTGACCGAACTCCTGTGCGACATGCTGGAAACCTTCGTCACCCTGGTGACCAGCGGCGCGCAGGTCGAAAGCCGCCGTCTGTTCTTCGCCCGCGCCGAGGTCGAGGAGACGCCCGGTCTAGACCGGCTGCATGACAACGGCATGCGGCAGATCTTCAATCCCTGCCTCGCCCTGTTGGCGCGCCTTCACGGCAGGTCGGAGGCCGATCAGGAGATGACGATGCGGACGATGGCCCTGATCGGCCAGGTCGTCATCTTCTGCAGCAACAACAAGCGCCCCATCCTTGCGGCGGCCGGCCTCGACGGCGAGAGCGTCCGCCTGATCAAGCTGATCGTGCGCGAACACACGCTCGCCATCTGCCGCGCCGCCGTGTCGGCCCGATAGTGCTTCACGAGTACGCCCGCGAGTACGCCCACGAGTACGCCCACGAGTAAGCCCACGAGTAAGCCCATGTCCAAGCGTTCGCCTTTCCTCGCCACCTTCACGGCGCTCCTCCTCGCCGGCTGCACCTCCGGCCCGGATTTCGTGAAGCCGGACAAGCCGACATCGACCGCATACACACCCGAAGCCCTGGCGCCTCAGACGAGTTCAGCGGCGGGACCGGGCGGGGCGGCGCAGACCTTCGTGCCGGAGAAGGACATTCCCGGCGAATGGTGGACGCTGTTCCAGTCGCAGCAGCTCGACACGCTGGTCCGCGAAGCGATGCAGGCCAATCCCGACGTCGATGCCGCGCAGGCCGCGCTGCGTCAGGCGCGCGAGAATTTCTTCGCCCAGCAGGGCAGCCTGTTCCCGACGCTCAGCGCCAACGGCTCGGGCCAGCAGCAGCTCGCTTCGCCGGCGGCGCAGGGACAAGTGGGATCGGGCACCATCTTCGGCGTAACCGCCGCGTCGGTGAACATCTCCTATGCGCCCGACGTGTTCGGCGGCGTGCGGCGCCAGGTCGAATCGAAGGAAGCGCTGGCGGAAGTCCAGCGCTTCCAGCTCGAAGCGACCTACCTGACGCTCACCTCCAACGTCGTGGTGGCCGCGATCAACCTCGCCTCGCTGCAGGCGCAGATCGACGCGACCAAGGGCATCATCGCCATCCTCAACAACTCGCTGTCCGTGGTGCGACGCCAGTTCGACCTGGGCGGCGCCTCGCGCGCCGACGTGCTGGCGCAGGAAGCCGCGCTCACGCAGACGCAGGCAACCCTGCCGCCCCTGCAGAAGCAGCTCGCCCTGCAGCGCAACCAGTTGATGCGCCTGGTCGGCCGGACGCCTGACCAGGATCGCGGCGAGAGCTTCGATCTCGCCAAGCTGAAGCTGCCGCAGGAACTGCCGCTCAGCCTGCCTTCGACGCTGGTCGAGCAGCGGCCCGACGTGCGCGCCGCCGAGGCGCAACTCCGCTCCGCCAGCGCCGACATCGGCGTCGCCGTTTCCAACCAGATGCCGCAGTTCACGATCACGGGCCTGCTGGGATTCACCTCGGGCGGCATCGGTTCGCTGCTCGTGCCCGGCGCGGGCGTGTGGAGTATCGGCCTCGGCATTGCGCAGACCGTGTTCGACGGCGGCCGGCTCGACAGCCAGCGCAAGGCGGCGATCGCCGCCTACGAGCGTGCCGCCGCGCAGTATCGCGGCGTCGTGCTGTCGGCGTTCCAGGACGTCGCCAATGCCTTGCGCGCCCTGCAGGCCGACGCCGACACGCTGCGCGCGCAGGTCGCGGCCGAACAGACGGCCGCGGCGAGCCTCAGGCTGTCCGAACAGCAGTATCAGCTGGGCGCGGTGAATTACCTGATCCTGCTGAACGCCCAGCAGACCTATCAGACGGCGGTCATCAACCGGCTGCGCGCGCAAGCGGCGCGCTACTCCGACACGGCGGCGCTGTTCCAGGCGCTGGGAGGCGGCTGGTGGAACCGCAGCGACGTCGATCCGAAATCCATGGGCACGCCGTCGCGCTTCACGCTACCGCCCGTCCAGGACATCAGGCTCCCGCGCGCCGGTCACTGACCGGCCGCTTCATCGCAATCAGACCAGTCATCCAGATCAACTCAAGAGGCATACGATGATCAAGCGAATGCTCATCATGCTCATTCTCGTCGGCGCGGTGCTCGGCGGGTTGTTCGGCTTCAAGACCTTCGTCAACGGCAAGATCCAGGAAGCGATGGCCGGCATGGCCAACATGCCCCAGACCGTCTCCGCGACGAAGGCCGAGACGAGCGACTGGCAGCCGAAGATCGATGCGGTTGGCAGCCTGCGTGCCGTACGCGGCGCCGAGCTGTCGCTCGAGGTGCCAGGCGTGGTCGAGACCATCAGCTTCCAGTCGGGCGACGAAGTGAAGGCGGGCCAGGTGCTGCTGACCCTGCGCAAGGAGGACGAGGAGGCCCGGCTGCAATCGCTTGAGGCGACGGCATCGCTGGCGCAGATCACCTACGACCGCGATGTGAAGCAACTCAAGGCGCAGGCGATCAGCCAGGCCATCGTCGACAACGACGAAGCCAACCTGCGCAATGCCAGGGCGCAGGTCGCCGTCCAGAAAGCGATCCTCGACAAGAAGACGCTGCGCGCGCCGTTCGACGGCAAGCTCGGCCTCCGCCAGGTCGACCTCGGTCAGTTCCTCTCGGCCGGCACCGAGATCGCCACCCTACAGTCGCTCGATCCGACCTTCATCGACTTCCTGCTGCCGCAGCAGGCGGTGGCGCAGATCACGGTCGGTGAGAAGGTGCGGGCGAAGGTCGATGCCTTCCCCGGTCGCACCTTCGAAGGAAAGATCACCGCCATCAACCCGAAGATCGATACGGGCAGCCGCAACGTGCAGGTGCGGGCCACGGTGTCGAATGCCGACCAGAAGCTGCTGCCCGGCATGTTCGCCACGGTCGAACTCGATACCGGCACGGCGCAGCGGCTGGTGACGCTGCCGCAGACCGCGGTGAGCTACAATCCCTACGGCTCGCTGGTCTACATCGTCGATGAAAAGGGCCAAGGGCCCGACGGCAAGCCGCAGCTCGCCGCGCGCCAGGTCTTCGTCACGACGGGCGCCACGCGCGGCGACCAGGTCGCGATCGTGAAGGGCGTCTCGGAGGGCGACACGGTCGTGACCTCCGGCCAGATCAAGCTGCGCAACGGCGTGCCGGTGGTCGTGAACAACAGCGCCGTACCGACCAACGACGCCGCGCCGAAGATCGTCGACAAGTAATCCAGCCCGCAGGACATCGTCCCATGAAGTTCACCGACATCTTCATCCGCCGCCCGGTGCTGGCGTGCGTGGTGAGCCTGCTGATTCTCGTCGTCGGCCTGCGCGCCATCAGCGCCCTGCCGGTGCTACAGTATCCGCGCACTGAGAACGCCGTCGTCACGGTCACGACGACCTATTACGGTGCCGATCCCGACGTCATCGCGGGCTTCATCACCACGCCACTGGAGCAGGCGATCGCCCAGGCCAACGGCATCGACTACATGACGTCGACCAGCCAGAGCGGCGTCAGCACCATCACGGTCTACCTGCGGCTCAACTACGATTCGAGCAAGGCGCTGACCGAGATCAACACCAAGGTCAGTTCGGTGCTGAACCGGTTGCCCCCGGGCACGCAGCAGCCCGTGTTGACGGTGAAGATCGGCCAGACGATCGACGCGATGTATATCGGCTTCAACAGCACCGAACTCGCGCCCAACCAGATCACCGACTACCTCGTCCGCGTCGTGCAGCCCAAGCTGCAGGCGGTCGAGGGCGTGCAGACGGCCGAGCTGCTGGGCGCCAAGAACTTCGCGCTGCGCGCCTGGCTCGATCCGCAGAAGCTCGCGGCCTACGGGCTGACCGCCGCCGATGTCAGCCAGGCGCTGACGGCGAACGACTACATCGCAGGCCTCGGCACGACCAAGGGCCAGATGGTGCAGGTCACCCTCAAGGCCTCGACGGCGCTGAGTTCGCTCGAGGAATTCCGCAACCTGGTGCTGAAGCAGGACAAGGGCGCGATCGTCCGCCTGAGCGACGTCGCCAATGTGACCCTGGGCTCCGACGACTACGAATCCGAGGTGAGTTTCGACGGCCAGAAGGCGGTCTATATCGGCATCCAGGTCGCGCCGGCCGCCAACCTGCTCGACGTCATCGCCGGTGTCCGCAAGATCTTTCCCGAGATCCAGGCGCAGCTTCCGCAGGGGCTGAACGGGCAGATCATCTATGACTCTACGGAGTTCGTGAACTCCTCGATCGAGGAGGTGATCCGGACCCTGATCGAGGCGCTGGTAATCGTGACCCTCGTGGTCTTCGCGTTCCTGGGGTCGGTGCGATCGGTGATCATCCCGGTCATCGCCATCCCGCTGTCGCTGATCGGTACCTTCGCGATGATGGCGGCCTTCGGCTTCTCGATCAATCTGCTGACCCTGCTGGCGCTGGTGCTGGCGATCGGCCTGGTGGTCGACGATGCCATCATCGTGGTCGAGAACGTGAACAGGCATCTGGAGGAGGGGCAGAAGCCTTTCCCGGCCGCCATCCAGGCGGCGCGCGAGCTGGGTGGGCCGATCATCGCCATGACCGTGGTGCTGATCGCGGTCTATGTGCCGATCGGCTTCCAGCGCGGCCTGACCGGCGCGCTGTTCACCGAGTTCGCCTTCACGCTGGTCGGCGCGGTCACCATCTCGGCGATCGTGGCGCTGACGCTCTCGCCCATGATGTGCTCGCGCATGCTGAAGCCGCACACCGAGAACGATCGTGGCCTCGAGGCTCGCCTGATCCGCGGCATCGACCGCGTGTTCGACAGCCTGCGCCGCGGCTACTCGCGCTGGCTGACGGGCAGCCTCAACTATCTGCCGGTGACGGCGGTCTTCGCCGTGCTGGTGCTGGGCAGCATCGTCTTCCTCTATTCGGCGACCAGCAGCGAGCTGGCGCCGCAGGAGGACCAGGGCGTCATCATCGCCTTTGCGACCTCGGCGCCCAACTCGACCATCGACCAGCGCCAGATCTATTCCCGCGAGATCTACAAGATCGGCGCCGGCCATCCCGAGACCGATCACGTCTTCCAGCTCGACGTGCCCGGCCAGTCGATTGCGGGCTACGTGCTGAAGCCGTGGGACCAGCGCGCGATGACCTCCAATCAGCTCCAGCCGATCGTGCAGCAGCAGCTGGCGGGCATCGCCGGCGCGCAGGTCGTGGCCTTCCAGCCGCCGCCGCTGCCGGGCTCGACCGGGCTGCCGATCCAGTTCGTGATCAACACGACCGGCGGGTTCGACGCACTGAACGACGTGGCGCAGAAGTTCCTGCAGGAGGCGCTCGCCACCGGCCGGTTCATCTTCCTGAATACCGACCTCAAGATCGATGCGCCGCAGGCCACCGTGGTGATCGATCGCGAAAAGGCGGCCCAGCTCGGGCTGAAGATGAGCGACATCGGCGGCGCGCTGGGCTCGATGCTGGGCGGCGGCTACGTCAACTACTTCGCGCTCGACGGCCGGTCCTACAAGGTGATCCCGCAGGTCCAGCAGTCCTCGCGGCAGAACATCGACCAGATCCTCGACTATCACATCAAGGCGGCCGACGGTTCCTCGGTGCCGCTGTCGACGGTCGCGAAGATCGTCACCAAGGCGATCCCGCAGTCGCTCAACCACTTCCAGCAGCTCAACAGCGCCACTATCCAGGGCGTGGCCTTTCCCGGCGTGTCGCAGGCCGAGGCGCTGGAGACGTTGAAGGAGCTGGCGCAGCGCACGCTGCCGCAGGGCTATTCCATCGACTACGGCGGCGCGTCTCGGCAGTACATCCAGGAGACCGGCGGCTTCATCGTCACCTTCGGCTTCGCCCTGATCATCATCTACCTGTCGCTCGCGGCGCTGTTCGAGAGCTTCCGCGATCCGCTGATCATCCTGTTCTCGGTGCCGATGTCGATTGCCGGCGCACTCATCTTCCTGATGGCGCTCAGCACGATCGGCATGCCGGGCGCGACCCTGAACATCTACACCCAGGTCGGGCTCGTGACCCTGATGGGCCTGATCAGCAAGCACGGCATCCTGATCGTCGAGGTCGCGAACGAGTTGCAGGAAGCCGGCAAGTCGCGGCGCGAGGCCATCCTCGAGGCGGCTTCCATCCGTCTCCGCCCGATCCTGATGACGACCGCGGCGATGGTGCTGGGCGTGGTGCCGCTGATCGTGGCGACCGGCGCGGGCGCACTGTCGCGGTTCTCGATGGGCCTGGTGATCGCGAGCGGCTTGGCCGTCGGTACGCTGTTCACCCTGTTCGTGGTGCCGGCCGTCTATGTGATGCTGGCGGCCGACCATTCGAAGAAGCGCGGCGACGAGCCGCTCACCGGTGTTCCGGCGGCGGGCGATTGAGTTAGAGCTGCTTCAGGGCCTCGCGGGCGATTTCATCGCCCCATTCCTGAACGAAGTGGCCGCCATCGGTGATTTCCACCGGCGGCGGACAATTGCGGATGACGGAGTGAAGTTCGCGCATGATCGGTGGGCCCAGGACCGGATCCTTCATGCCGATCGCCATCAGGCTCTTACCGGCCCAGCGCTCGCGCCAGAAGGTCCGGGCCTCGCGGGAGAGGTCGGCACCGCCGGCGTCCGGCCGGTCAGGCACCAGATTGGGGAAGCGTCGGACGCCCGCCTTGTAGGAACCGTCCGGATAGGGCGCGCCATAGGCGGCCGCTTCGGCGTCGGAAAGGTGCGGGCAGGCGCGCTTCATCAGGGCGGCAATGTTCAGGTCGGGATTGCGGTTGGAGAAGTCGCGCCAGGCGAGGAACCCTGGGCCGAGCGGGCGATCGCCCGTGCCGAGGTCGGTGTTCATGACCAGCAGCCCCGTGTAGCGCTCGGGTGCCGCCATCGGCAGCGTCAGCCCGATCAGGCCGCCCCAGTCCTGCACGACCAGCACGATGTTGCGCAGGTCGAGCGCCTCGATCACGCCGAGCAGTGTGTCGCGATGGAACTCGAACGTGTAGACGGCCTCGTCTTTCGGCTTGTCCGACCGGCCGAAACCCAGGAAATCCGGCGCGACGGTCCGGTGCCCAGCGGCCGTGAAATGGGGGATCATGCGCCGGTAGAGATAGCTCCAGGTGGGCTGGCCGTGCAGGCAGAGGAAGGTTTTCCCCGAATTGCGGGGACCCTCGTCGACATAATGCAGGCGCAGCGCATCCGTCCGCGCGAGATAGTTCGGCCGGAAGGGCCAGTCCGGAAGATCGGCGAACCGCTCATCTGGCGTGCGCAGGGCCTCGATCAATGGTGTATCCTCCCCGCCATGACGGCCCCCTCCAAATCCCTTCCGCCGAAAGATGAACGCGCCGAACGGCTGGCTGCTGCTCTGCGTGAAAACCTGAAGCGGCGCAAGGCGCAGGCGCGCGCCAAGGGGGATGTCCCGAAGCCGGCGGACACCAGTGACAAGCCCGGCGGTTGAGCCGGCCCCCTCCCTCCTTTAGAAGCGCCTCCTGATGAGCATTCTTTCCGACCGCTGGATTCGCCGCATGGCGCAGGAGAAGGGCATGATCGAGCCCTTCGTCGACGCCCAGAAGCGGGAAGGGGTCATCTCCTACGGCCTGTCGTCCTACGGCTACGACGCCCGTGTCGGGAATGACTTCAAGATCTTCACCAACGTGAATTCCTCGATCGTCGATCCCAAGAACTTCGACCAGCAGAGCTTCGTCGACCGCAACACCGATGTCTGCGTCATCCCGCCCAATTCCTTCGCACTGGCGCGGACGGTCGAATATTTCCGCATCCCGCGTGACGTGCTGGTGATCTGCGTCGGCAAGTCGACCTATGCGCGCTGCGGGATCATCGTGAACGTGACGCCGCTGGAACCGGAGTGGGAGGGTCACGTGACCCTGGAATTCTCCAACACCACGCCGCTGCCCGCGAAGATCTACGCCAACGAGGGCGCGTGCCAGTTCCTCTTCCTCCAGGGCAACGAGCCCTGCGAGGTTTCCTACCGCGACAAGGCCGGGAAGTATCAAGGCCAGCGCGGCGTCACCCTGCCGAAAATCTGAGCGGAGGCGACCATGGACAAGATTCGCATCAGGGGCGGCCATCAGCTCAAGGGCCAGATCCGCATCTCCGGTGCCAAGAATGCGGCCCTGCCGCTGATGGTGGCGTCGCTGCTGACCGACAAGCCGCTGACGCTGCACAACGTGCCGCGCCTGGCCGACATCTCGACCATGATCCAGCTCCTGCAGCAGCATGGCGTGGAAGTCTCGGCGGCGGCCGGCGAGAACGGCCACAGCCACGGCACGACGCTGGTGCTGAAGGCGGCGAACATCACCTCGACCACCGCGCCCTACGACATCGTGCGCAAGATGCGCGCCTCGATGCTGGTGCTGGGCGTGCTGCTGGCG
The nucleotide sequence above comes from Reyranella humidisoli. Encoded proteins:
- a CDS encoding haloalkane dehalogenase, giving the protein MIEALRTPDERFADLPDWPFRPNYLARTDALRLHYVDEGPRNSGKTFLCLHGQPTWSYLYRRMIPHFTAAGHRTVAPDFLGFGRSDKPKDEAVYTFEFHRDTLLGVIEALDLRNIVLVVQDWGGLIGLTLPMAAPERYTGLLVMNTDLGTGDRPLGPGFLAWRDFSNRNPDLNIAALMKRACPHLSDAEAAAYGAPYPDGSYKAGVRRFPNLVPDRPDAGGADLSREARTFWRERWAGKSLMAIGMKDPVLGPPIMRELHSVIRNCPPPVEITDGGHFVQEWGDEIAREALKQL
- the dcd gene encoding dCTP deaminase, giving the protein MSILSDRWIRRMAQEKGMIEPFVDAQKREGVISYGLSSYGYDARVGNDFKIFTNVNSSIVDPKNFDQQSFVDRNTDVCVIPPNSFALARTVEYFRIPRDVLVICVGKSTYARCGIIVNVTPLEPEWEGHVTLEFSNTTPLPAKIYANEGACQFLFLQGNEPCEVSYRDKAGKYQGQRGVTLPKI